The following proteins are co-located in the Leptodactylus fuscus isolate aLepFus1 chromosome 8, aLepFus1.hap2, whole genome shotgun sequence genome:
- the LOC142217201 gene encoding taste receptor type 2 member 41-like: MKSTMKIVRFIIMVITGICGTFLNSFIVALNFRFRRDITASGSYKKLLFIIGLINIIYQGILIIKTIFETFDFDMDINGYFFIITFKFTAIGVNVWNTTWLSIFCCLCLLDSSNSFFLKIKSKFFSTVSYLFVGSVLVSMAIHFPFFWTTTLDIPQNTTEYPTISGYRLHMDYYYVIFSLLFGFSIPFFMTCVSIALSVTTLLRHVWRIRHSDSHLTSEQLQGHYRAVRTIVIRVILDILFFLVIVLGKYQTSPCLIHLHIQSSVYLSSCIQLLKLGL, from the coding sequence ATGAAGTCAACAATGAAGATTGTGAGGTTTATTATTATGGTCATTACCGGAATCTGTGGGACTTTCCTTAACTCGTTCATTGTTGCGCTGAATTTCAGATTCAGGAGAGACATCACTGCCTCTGGGAGCTAcaagaaattattatttattattgggCTCATAAACATTATCTACCAAGGAATCTTGATCATTAAAACCATTTTTGAGACTTTTGATTTTGACATGGACATAAATGGATATTTTTTCATAATAACTTTCAAATTCACAGCGATTGGAGTGAATGTCTGGAACACGACCTGGCTCTCCATTTTCTGCTGTCTTTGTCTTCTGGATTCCTCCAACAGTTTTTTCCTTAAGATAAAATCAAAGTTCTTTTCTACAGTCTCTTATCTCTTTGTTGGCTCAGTCTTGGTCTCTATGGCCAtacattttccatttttctggaCAACCACTCTGGATATCCCTCAAAATACAACTGAATATCCAACCATATCTGGTTATAGACTTCATATGGACTATTACTATGTTATCTTCAGCTTACTATTTGGCTTTAGTATTCCCTTCTTTATGACTTGTGTCTCTATAGCGCTCAGTGTCACTACTCTATTAAGACATGTCTGGAGAATCCGGCACAGTGACTCCCATCTAACATCGGAACAACTGCAGGGACATTACCGGGCGGTCAGGACAATAGTCATACGTGTTATCTTAGACATCTTATTCTTTCTTGTAATAGTCCTCGGAAAATATCAGACCTCACCGTGCTTAATTCATTTACATATTCAGTCTTCTGTATACTTGTCCTCGTGTATCCAACTGCTCAAGCTGGGGCTTTAA
- the LOC142217202 gene encoding taste receptor type 2 member 1-like encodes MLPSVRIVKAIILSVTTITGLSISSSVVAEYCRTWKQRHQPGGYIFFSTAVTNVLLQCSISVDGFLYVCDRYVIFLHEVYVMDFSILYFLIELSFWHATWLAIYYCLKLVNLPYQFFLQMKLRFSSYVPLLLVGSIIGLFIINVPFLWTLRITVHPNGTEYIFHMLYPHAICNMIFGCVVPFLIIFTSIVLSISSLLSHIWKVKSNNMNFRRPKLKAHIGAVRTMVTRLILDLILCLVASGLLSSELTFEVVVDTSCWLFLMSYSTLQSIIFILGNPKLKASEVTFMSHMACFQISPIQVIGIELQSHGTCIRYSVKRAQRLLVEVPGVGLPPI; translated from the exons ATGTTGCCATCAGTAAGGATAGTCAAGGCAATCATATTAAGTGTGACAACCATAACTGGACTATCAATAAGCTCATCAGTAGTCGCTGAGTACTGCAGAACCTGGAAGCAGAGGCATCAACCTGGTGGTTACATCTTCTTCTCGACAGCAGTAACCAATGTCCTCCTGCAGTGCTCCATCTCTGTTGATGGTTTCCTATATGTTTGTGATAGGTATGTGATTTTTCTACATGAAGTCTACGTAATGGACTTTTCCATTCTTTATTTCCTGATAGAACTGAGTTTTTGGCATGCTACCTGGCTCGCCATCTACTACTGCCTGAAGCTGGTCAACCTTCCATATCAGTTCTTCCTTCAGATGAAGCTACGTTTCTCCTCCTATGTTCCTCTGCTTCTTGTAGGATCTATCATAGGCTTGTTTATTATTAATGTACCGTTTCTTTGGACTCTACGAATCACAGTTCATCCTAATGGAACAGAATATATTTTTCATATGCTTTATCCACACGCAATCTGTAACATGATATTTGGTTGTGTTGTCCCCTTTCTTATAATTTTTACATCAATTGTACTCAGCATCAGTTCCCTCCTGAGCCATATCTGGAAGGTCAAGAGCAATAACATGAACTTCAGGAGGCCTAAGCTAAAGGCCCATATTGGGGCAGTGAGAACGATGGTCACACGCCTGATTCTAGACTTGATCCTATGTTTAGTAGCTTCTGGCTTATTATCGTCGGAGTTGACATTTGAGGTCGTGGTGGACACTTCATGCTGGCTATTTCTTATGTCGTATTCTACCTTACAGTCCATCATATTCATTCTGGGAAATCCTAAACTTAAG GCCAGTGAGGTCACATTCatgagtcacatggcctgttttcagatcagtcccattcaagtgattgggatTGAGCTGCAAAGCCATGGTACATGTATccggtattcagtgaagagggcACAACGCTTATTGGTGGAGGTGCCTGGTGTTGGGCTCCCAcccatctaa